One Streptomyces sp. B21-105 genomic region harbors:
- a CDS encoding cobyric acid synthase, which yields MSGGLLVAGTTSDAGKSVVTAGICRWLVRQGVKVAPFKAQNMSLNSFVTREGAEIGRAQAMQAQACRVEPTALMNPVLLKPGGERSSQVVLLGRPVGEMSARGYHGGRQQRLLGTVLDCLAELRGTYDAVICEGAGSPAEINLRRTDIVNMGIARSARLPVLVVGDIDRGGVFASFFGTVALLSPEDQELVAGFLVNKFRGDVSLLEPGLDMLHGLTGRRTYGVLPFRHGLGIDEEDGLRVSLRGTVRESNTAPPVGEDVLRVAVCAVPLMSNFTDVDALAAEPGVVVRFVDRPEELADADLVVVPGTRGTVRALEWLRERGLADALVRRAAEQRPVLGVCGGYQILGERIEDEVESRLGRVEGLGLLPVRVRFAPAKTLTRPVGEALGESVEGYEIHHGVATVDGGEAFLRDDRGNPLDGCRIGQVWGTHWHGSLESDGFRRAFLREVAAAAGRRFVPAPDTSFGALREEQLDRLGDLIEEHADTDALWRLIESGAPRGLPFVPPGAPA from the coding sequence ATGAGCGGGGGGCTCCTCGTCGCCGGCACGACCTCCGACGCCGGCAAGAGCGTCGTCACCGCCGGGATCTGCCGGTGGCTGGTGCGACAGGGCGTCAAGGTCGCGCCGTTCAAGGCGCAGAACATGTCCCTCAACTCCTTCGTGACGCGGGAGGGCGCCGAGATCGGGCGGGCGCAGGCCATGCAGGCGCAGGCCTGCCGGGTGGAGCCGACCGCGCTGATGAACCCGGTGCTGCTCAAGCCGGGCGGGGAGCGCAGCAGCCAGGTCGTGCTGCTGGGCAGGCCGGTGGGCGAGATGAGCGCCCGTGGCTATCACGGTGGGCGCCAGCAGAGACTTCTCGGCACCGTTCTCGACTGTCTCGCCGAGTTGCGGGGCACGTATGACGCGGTGATCTGTGAGGGGGCGGGCAGTCCCGCCGAGATCAACCTGCGGCGGACCGACATCGTGAACATGGGGATCGCGCGGAGCGCGCGGCTGCCCGTGCTCGTCGTCGGCGACATCGACCGGGGCGGGGTCTTCGCGTCGTTCTTCGGCACGGTCGCCCTGCTGTCGCCCGAGGACCAGGAACTGGTCGCCGGGTTCCTGGTCAACAAGTTCCGCGGGGACGTCTCCCTGCTGGAGCCGGGCCTGGACATGCTGCACGGGCTCACCGGGCGGCGGACGTACGGGGTGCTGCCGTTCCGGCACGGGCTGGGGATCGACGAGGAGGACGGGCTGAGGGTGTCGCTGCGGGGGACCGTGCGGGAGTCGAACACCGCTCCGCCGGTCGGCGAGGACGTGCTGCGGGTCGCCGTCTGCGCGGTCCCGCTGATGTCCAACTTCACCGACGTGGACGCGCTGGCCGCCGAGCCCGGCGTCGTCGTGCGGTTCGTCGACCGGCCCGAGGAGCTGGCCGACGCCGACCTGGTCGTCGTACCGGGGACCCGGGGCACCGTGCGGGCACTGGAGTGGCTGCGCGAGCGCGGGCTGGCCGACGCGCTGGTGCGCCGGGCCGCCGAGCAGCGGCCCGTCCTCGGCGTCTGCGGGGGTTACCAGATCCTCGGCGAGCGGATCGAGGACGAGGTGGAGAGCCGGCTCGGCCGGGTCGAGGGGCTCGGACTGCTGCCCGTGCGGGTGCGGTTCGCCCCGGCGAAGACCCTGACCCGCCCGGTGGGCGAAGCCCTCGGCGAGTCCGTCGAGGGGTACGAGATCCATCACGGGGTGGCCACCGTGGACGGTGGGGAGGCGTTCCTGCGCGACGACCGCGGAAACCCCCTGGACGGCTGCCGGATCGGGCAGGTCTGGGGCACGCACTGGCACGGCTCGCTGGAGTCGGACGGGTTCCGGCGGGCCTTCCTGCGGGAGGTGGCCGCAGCGGCGGGCCGGCGTTTCGTGCCCGCCCCGGACACCTCGTTCGGCGCGTTGCGCGAGGAGCAGCTGGACCGGCTCGGCGACCTGATCGAAGAGCACGCGGACACCGACGCGCTCTGGCGGCTGATCGAGTCGGGCGCGCCGCGCGGGCTGCCGTTCGTTCCCCCGGGAGCACCCGCGTGA
- a CDS encoding amidohydrolase family protein has product MSDQPVPVLHVKGRVLAGPDDVRDELWVVGGRISYDRPAGAREVLTVEGWALPGLVDAHCHVGLGAHGPVEPDVAEKQALTDRDAGALLLRDAGSPSDTRWVDDRDDLPKIIRAGRHIARTRRYLRGYAHEIEPDDLVAYVAREARRGDGWVKLVGDWIDRDAGDLAPSWPREAAEAAIAEAHRLGARVTAHCFAENSLRDLVESGIDCVEHATGLTNDLVPLFAERGVAIVPTLVNIATFPELAAGGEAKFPRWSAHIRRLHARRYDTVRSAYDAGIPVFVGTDAGGSLPHGLVAAEVAELVTAGIPPLQALSAATWGARAWLGRPGLDEGASADLVVYETDPRADVRVLAAPRRTVLNGKIVG; this is encoded by the coding sequence TGTGGGTCGTCGGCGGCCGGATCTCCTACGACCGCCCGGCCGGGGCCCGTGAGGTCCTCACCGTCGAGGGCTGGGCGCTGCCCGGTCTCGTCGACGCGCACTGCCACGTGGGCCTCGGCGCGCACGGCCCGGTCGAGCCGGACGTCGCGGAGAAGCAGGCGCTGACGGACCGCGACGCCGGCGCCCTGCTGCTGAGGGACGCCGGCTCGCCCTCGGACACCCGCTGGGTCGACGACCGCGACGACCTCCCGAAGATCATCCGGGCCGGCCGGCACATCGCCCGCACCCGCCGCTACCTGCGCGGCTACGCGCACGAGATCGAGCCCGACGACCTCGTCGCGTACGTCGCCCGGGAGGCCCGGCGCGGCGACGGCTGGGTCAAGCTGGTCGGCGACTGGATCGACCGCGACGCCGGCGACCTGGCCCCCAGCTGGCCGCGGGAGGCGGCCGAGGCGGCCATCGCCGAGGCCCACCGGCTGGGCGCACGCGTCACCGCGCACTGCTTCGCCGAGAACTCGCTGCGCGACCTGGTCGAGTCCGGCATCGACTGCGTCGAACACGCCACGGGCCTGACAAACGATCTCGTCCCGCTGTTCGCCGAGCGGGGTGTGGCGATCGTCCCGACCCTGGTCAACATCGCCACGTTCCCGGAGCTCGCCGCCGGTGGGGAGGCCAAGTTCCCGCGCTGGTCGGCCCACATCCGCAGGCTGCACGCACGCCGGTACGACACCGTCCGCTCCGCCTACGACGCCGGCATCCCGGTCTTCGTCGGCACGGACGCCGGCGGTTCGCTGCCGCACGGTCTGGTGGCGGCGGAGGTCGCGGAGCTGGTGACGGCGGGCATCCCCCCGCTGCAGGCGCTCTCGGCGGCGACCTGGGGCGCACGCGCCTGGCTCGGACGCCCCGGCCTGGACGAGGGCGCGTCGGCGGACCTGGTGGTGTACGAGACGGACCCGCGCGCGGACGTGCGCGTGCTGGCGGCGCCCCGCAGGACCGTGCTGAACGGAAAGATCGTGGGTTGA
- the cobO gene encoding cob(I)yrinic acid a,c-diamide adenosyltransferase has translation MPQGQPSVVPDDGLTTRQRRNRALVMVHTGIGKGKSTAAFGLALRAWNQGWPIGVFQFVKSAKWKVGEENALRVLGASGEGGSVDWHKMGEGWSWVQRDEQLDNEEKAREGWEQVKRDLAAEAYKLYVLDEFAYPLHWGWIDVDEVISVLRDRPGTQHVVITGRNAPEKLVDFADLVTDMSKVKHPMDAGQKGQRGIEW, from the coding sequence ATGCCGCAGGGACAGCCGAGTGTCGTGCCGGACGACGGACTGACGACGCGTCAGCGCCGCAACCGGGCGCTCGTCATGGTGCACACGGGCATCGGCAAGGGGAAGTCGACCGCCGCCTTCGGGCTCGCGCTGCGAGCCTGGAACCAGGGGTGGCCGATCGGGGTGTTCCAGTTCGTCAAGTCGGCGAAGTGGAAGGTCGGCGAGGAGAACGCGCTGCGGGTGCTGGGGGCGTCCGGCGAGGGCGGCTCCGTCGACTGGCACAAGATGGGTGAGGGCTGGTCGTGGGTGCAGCGCGACGAGCAGCTCGACAACGAGGAGAAGGCCCGCGAGGGCTGGGAGCAGGTCAAGCGGGACCTCGCCGCCGAGGCGTACAAGCTGTATGTGCTCGACGAGTTCGCCTACCCGCTGCACTGGGGGTGGATCGACGTCGACGAGGTGATCTCGGTGCTGCGGGACAGGCCCGGGACGCAGCACGTCGTCATCACCGGACGCAACGCGCCCGAGAAGCTCGTGGACTTCGCCGACCTGGTCACCGACATGTCCAAGGTCAAGCATCCGATGGACGCGGGGCAGAAGGGGCAGAGGGGCATCGAGTGGTGA
- a CDS encoding cobyrinate a,c-diamide synthase, giving the protein MLTPPAATPSAPPTPAPSASSSVPRLVIAAPSSGSGKTTVATGLMAAFAARGLAVSPHKVGPDYIDPGYHSLATGRVGRNLDAYLCGPELVGPLFAHGARGCDLAIVEGVMGMYDGAAGEGELASTAQVAKLLRAPVVLVVDASSQSRSVAALVHGFISWDPEVRVGGVILNKVASDRHEELLRDALESAGTPVLGVVRRAARVDTPSRHLGLVPVAERRADAVDSVAAMAAQVARGCDLEALLALARGAGDLSCAPWDAAEALRAAVPAPALGTPALGTPALGTPALDVRAPRSDAGGLRPAAGGTGRPVVAVAGGSAFTFSYAEHAELLTAAGADVVPFDPLRDEGLPDGTAGLVVGGGFPEVYAAELSANEPLRKSVAALVDQGAPVAAECAGLLYLCRELDGQPMCGVLDASARMSGRLTLGYRDAVAVSDSALAVAGTRMRGHEFHRTVVEPGAGATPAWGLRTPQRRLEGFVERGVHASYLHTHWASEPGVVRRFVERCRTS; this is encoded by the coding sequence GTGCTGACGCCCCCCGCCGCGACGCCGTCCGCGCCCCCGACCCCGGCGCCTTCGGCCTCGTCCTCCGTACCCCGGCTCGTCATCGCCGCGCCCTCCTCGGGCAGCGGCAAGACCACCGTCGCGACGGGGCTGATGGCCGCGTTCGCCGCGCGCGGGCTCGCCGTGTCCCCGCACAAGGTCGGGCCGGACTACATCGACCCCGGGTACCACTCGCTCGCGACCGGGCGGGTGGGCCGCAACCTCGACGCGTACCTGTGCGGGCCGGAGCTGGTGGGCCCGCTGTTCGCGCACGGTGCGCGCGGCTGCGACCTGGCGATCGTCGAGGGCGTGATGGGGATGTACGACGGGGCCGCGGGAGAGGGCGAACTGGCCTCCACCGCCCAGGTGGCGAAGCTGCTGCGGGCGCCGGTGGTGCTCGTGGTGGACGCCTCGTCGCAGTCCCGGTCGGTGGCGGCGCTGGTGCACGGGTTCATTTCCTGGGACCCGGAGGTGCGGGTCGGGGGCGTGATCCTCAACAAGGTCGCCTCGGACCGGCACGAGGAGCTGCTGCGGGACGCGCTGGAGTCGGCCGGGACGCCGGTGCTGGGCGTGGTGCGGCGGGCGGCGCGGGTGGACACGCCGTCCCGGCACCTCGGGCTGGTGCCGGTCGCCGAACGGCGGGCCGATGCGGTGGACTCCGTCGCGGCGATGGCGGCGCAGGTGGCGCGGGGGTGCGACCTCGAGGCGCTGCTCGCGCTGGCGCGCGGCGCGGGAGACCTGTCCTGCGCGCCGTGGGACGCGGCCGAGGCCCTGCGGGCCGCCGTGCCCGCACCCGCCCTCGGCACGCCGGCCCTCGGCACGCCGGCTCTCGGCACGCCGGCTCTCGACGTCCGGGCTCCGCGGTCCGACGCCGGCGGGCTGCGGCCCGCCGCGGGCGGCACGGGCCGGCCGGTGGTCGCCGTCGCCGGCGGCTCCGCCTTCACCTTCTCCTACGCCGAGCACGCCGAGCTGCTCACCGCCGCCGGCGCCGACGTCGTCCCCTTCGATCCGCTGCGGGACGAGGGACTGCCCGACGGAACCGCCGGGCTGGTCGTCGGGGGCGGGTTCCCCGAGGTGTACGCGGCCGAGCTGTCCGCGAACGAGCCCCTGCGCAAGTCGGTGGCGGCCCTGGTGGACCAGGGGGCACCTGTCGCCGCCGAGTGCGCCGGGCTGCTCTACCTGTGCCGCGAGCTGGACGGGCAGCCCATGTGCGGGGTGCTCGACGCGAGCGCGCGGATGAGCGGACGGCTCACGCTCGGGTACCGGGACGCGGTGGCGGTGAGCGACAGCGCGCTGGCCGTGGCCGGGACCAGGATGCGGGGCCACGAGTTCCACCGGACCGTCGTGGAGCCCGGCGCGGGCGCGACCCCCGCGTGGGGGCTGCGGACCCCGCAGCGGCGTCTCGAGGGGTTCGTGGAGCGGGGCGTGCACGCGAGCTATCTGCACACGCACTGGGCGTCCGAGCCGGGCGTGGTCCGCCGGTTCGTGGAGAGGTGCCGGACGTCATGA
- a CDS encoding ZIP family metal transporter: MAVFVALGAFLMTLAGGWTAQRVTDRRHLVLGLAGGLMLGVVGLDLLPEALEAAGTEVFGVPAALLLFVAGFLLAHLVERLLAARQAAHGAEETALRAPEVGLTAAAAMVGHSAMDGVAIGAAFQVDGGMGAAVALAVIAHDFADGFNTYTITSLYGNARRKAQAMLVADAAAPVVGAASTSFVSIPEQVLGGYLGFFGGALLYLAAAEILPEAHHEHPARSTVLCTIAGAAFIWLVVGLAS, from the coding sequence ATGGCGGTCTTCGTCGCGCTCGGCGCGTTCCTCATGACGCTGGCCGGCGGCTGGACGGCACAGCGCGTGACCGACCGCCGCCACCTCGTGCTGGGCCTGGCCGGCGGCCTGATGCTGGGCGTGGTCGGCCTCGACCTGCTGCCGGAGGCGCTGGAAGCGGCCGGCACCGAGGTCTTCGGCGTCCCGGCCGCGCTGCTGCTCTTCGTGGCCGGGTTCCTGCTGGCCCATCTGGTGGAACGGCTGCTCGCGGCCCGGCAGGCGGCGCACGGCGCGGAGGAGACGGCCCTGCGCGCGCCCGAGGTGGGTCTCACGGCCGCCGCCGCGATGGTCGGCCACAGTGCGATGGACGGCGTGGCGATCGGCGCGGCCTTCCAGGTGGACGGCGGCATGGGGGCCGCCGTGGCGCTCGCGGTCATCGCCCACGACTTCGCGGACGGCTTCAACACCTACACGATCACCAGCCTGTACGGGAACGCCCGCCGCAAGGCCCAGGCCATGCTGGTGGCGGACGCGGCGGCCCCCGTCGTGGGCGCGGCCTCGACGTCCTTCGTCTCCATCCCGGAGCAGGTGCTCGGCGGCTATCTCGGGTTCTTCGGCGGCGCGCTGCTGTATCTGGCGGCCGCCGAGATCCTCCCCGAGGCCCACCACGAGCACCCGGCCCGCTCGACCGTGCTGTGCACGATCGCGGGCGCGGCCTTCATCTGGCTGGTGGTCGGCCTGGCGTCCTGA
- the cobC gene encoding Rv2231c family pyridoxal phosphate-dependent protein CobC — protein MTDAATGPGHATRVGDAVVACLVVGVGASRGVPADEVFGLVETALREAGRSLRDVVELATVDVRAGEPGLVEVARRLGVPVVTYSARELAGVSVPHPSYAPSAALGTPSVAEAAALIGGGELVVPKRRSAGTPARATCAVARRPDLPGVSGTPAGSALAPPDDDVAAPLATRTETPHADITHTDITHPGITFTDMETRSPMHTDGQADEYADGRVAGALDGWHDLRHHGDSEVRDDGSDLVDLAVNVRADTPPRWLLERVAASLGGLAAYPDGRAARAAVAARHGLPVERVLLTAGAAEAFVLLARALRVRRPVVVHPQFTEPEAALRDAGHQVGRVLLRARDGFRLDPAAVPDDADLVVIGNPTNPTSVLHPADTVRRLARAGRTLVVDEAFMDAVPGEREALAGRTDVPGLVVLRSLTKTWGLAGLRIGYVLAAPETIAELERAQPLWPVSTPALAAAQACVEPQALAEAGHAAHRIAADRAHLVAGLEEFASDGLRVAGPAQGPFVLVRLPRAAAVRRQLRVLGFAVRRGDTFPGLDEEWLRLAVRDRATVNRFLQALDQALALTRD, from the coding sequence ATGACCGACGCCGCCACCGGCCCGGGGCACGCGACCAGGGTCGGCGACGCCGTCGTGGCGTGCCTCGTCGTCGGGGTCGGCGCGTCCAGGGGCGTGCCGGCCGACGAGGTGTTCGGGCTCGTGGAGACCGCGTTGCGGGAGGCGGGGCGGTCCCTGCGGGACGTCGTCGAGCTCGCCACCGTCGACGTCAGGGCCGGCGAACCGGGCCTCGTCGAGGTCGCCCGGCGACTCGGCGTGCCCGTGGTGACGTACTCCGCGCGGGAGTTGGCGGGGGTCTCGGTGCCCCACCCGTCCTACGCGCCGTCCGCGGCCCTGGGCACGCCGTCGGTGGCGGAGGCGGCCGCGCTGATCGGCGGCGGCGAGCTCGTGGTGCCCAAGCGCAGGTCGGCCGGGACGCCGGCGAGGGCGACCTGCGCCGTCGCCCGCCGGCCGGACCTTCCCGGGGTGTCCGGCACGCCCGCCGGATCCGCCCTCGCGCCGCCGGACGACGACGTCGCCGCGCCGCTCGCGACCCGCACGGAAACCCCTCACGCGGACATCACCCACACAGACATCACCCACCCGGGCATCACCTTTACGGACATGGAAACACGCAGTCCCATGCACACTGACGGACAAGCCGACGAGTACGCCGACGGCCGCGTCGCCGGCGCTCTCGACGGCTGGCACGACCTTCGCCATCACGGGGATTCCGAGGTCCGGGACGACGGCTCGGACCTGGTCGATCTCGCCGTGAACGTCCGCGCGGACACGCCTCCGCGCTGGCTGCTCGAGCGCGTCGCCGCGTCCCTGGGCGGCCTCGCGGCCTATCCGGACGGGCGGGCCGCACGGGCGGCCGTCGCGGCGCGGCACGGGCTGCCCGTGGAGCGGGTGCTGTTGACGGCGGGCGCGGCGGAGGCGTTCGTGCTGCTGGCGCGGGCCCTGCGGGTGCGGCGGCCGGTGGTGGTGCATCCGCAGTTCACCGAGCCTGAGGCGGCGCTGCGCGACGCCGGGCACCAGGTGGGCCGGGTGCTGCTGCGCGCGCGGGACGGCTTCCGGCTGGATCCCGCGGCCGTTCCCGACGACGCCGACCTGGTGGTGATCGGCAATCCGACGAACCCCACGTCGGTGCTGCACCCCGCGGACACGGTCCGGCGGCTGGCGCGGGCCGGGCGGACGCTGGTGGTCGACGAGGCGTTCATGGACGCGGTGCCCGGCGAGCGGGAGGCCCTCGCCGGCCGGACGGACGTGCCCGGTCTGGTGGTGCTGCGCAGCCTGACCAAGACCTGGGGACTCGCGGGGCTGCGGATCGGGTACGTCCTCGCCGCGCCGGAGACGATCGCCGAGCTGGAGCGGGCACAGCCGCTGTGGCCGGTGTCCACGCCGGCGCTGGCCGCCGCACAGGCGTGCGTGGAACCGCAGGCGCTGGCGGAGGCCGGGCACGCGGCGCACCGCATCGCCGCGGACCGGGCCCATCTCGTCGCCGGCCTCGAGGAGTTCGCCTCGGACGGGCTGCGGGTCGCGGGGCCGGCCCAGGGCCCCTTCGTGCTCGTCCGGCTGCCGCGAGCGGCCGCCGTCCGCCGGCAGCTGCGCGTCCTGGGGTTCGCGGTCCGGCGCGGGGACACCTTTCCGGGGCTGGACGAGGAATGGCTGCGGCTGGCGGTACGGGACCGGGCGACGGTGAACCGTTTCCTCCAGGCTCTGGACCAGGCACTGGCGCTGACGCGCGACTGA
- a CDS encoding cobalamin biosynthesis protein — translation MGAERVHAYGAAAGLLGDLLLGDPRRGHPVAVFGRAAGAVERLLWRDHRGWGALHTAVCAGGAVALGAVASRGARRSPAASVALTAAATWAVVGGSSLVRESRAIGRALEAGDVEAARERLPHLCGRDPQALDADGIARAVVESVAENTSDAVVGALVWGAVGGVPGLAGFRAVNTLDAMVGHRSPRYLRFGWAAARLDDLAGWPGARLTAVLAAAAGDDPRGALRAWRADARKHPSPNAGPVEASFAGALGVRLGGTLAYGGRVEHRPVLNGAAGRAVAVPDIERAARLSRRVGLLALGVTVAARLVAKGRQS, via the coding sequence ATGGGTGCCGAGCGCGTCCACGCGTACGGCGCCGCCGCCGGCCTGCTCGGCGACCTGCTCCTCGGCGATCCCCGCCGCGGGCACCCGGTCGCCGTGTTCGGGCGGGCCGCGGGCGCCGTCGAACGGCTGCTGTGGCGGGACCACCGGGGGTGGGGCGCCCTGCACACCGCCGTGTGCGCGGGCGGCGCCGTGGCCCTGGGGGCCGTCGCCTCGCGGGGCGCGCGCCGCTCTCCCGCCGCCTCCGTCGCCCTGACCGCCGCCGCCACCTGGGCCGTCGTCGGGGGCAGTTCGCTCGTGCGCGAGTCCCGAGCGATCGGGCGGGCCCTGGAGGCGGGGGACGTCGAGGCGGCCCGGGAACGGCTGCCGCATCTGTGCGGGCGGGATCCGCAGGCGCTGGACGCCGACGGGATCGCCCGGGCCGTCGTGGAGTCCGTCGCCGAGAACACCTCCGACGCCGTCGTCGGGGCGCTGGTGTGGGGCGCCGTGGGCGGTGTGCCGGGACTGGCCGGGTTCCGGGCCGTCAACACCCTGGACGCGATGGTCGGTCACCGCTCGCCGCGGTATCTGCGCTTCGGCTGGGCCGCCGCCCGGCTCGACGACCTCGCCGGGTGGCCCGGGGCGCGGCTGACCGCCGTGCTGGCCGCCGCCGCGGGCGACGATCCGCGCGGCGCGCTGCGGGCCTGGCGCGCCGACGCCCGCAAGCACCCGAGCCCCAACGCGGGCCCCGTGGAGGCTTCCTTCGCGGGCGCCCTCGGCGTGCGGCTGGGCGGGACCCTGGCGTACGGCGGCCGGGTCGAACACCGGCCGGTGCTCAACGGGGCGGCCGGACGGGCCGTCGCCGTGCCCGACATCGAACGCGCCGCGCGGCTCTCCCGCCGCGTCGGTCTGCTCGCGCTCGGCGTCACCGTCGCCGCGCGCCTCGTCGCGAAGGGACGTCAGTCATGA
- a CDS encoding putative cobaltochelatase, translating to MSTPFPFTAVVGQDDLRLALLLNAVSPAVGGVLVRGEKGTAKSTAVRALSALMPALDAVTGCRFSCDPASPDPACPDGPHEPGASETRPARMVELPVGASEDRLVGALDIERALAEGVKAFEPGLLADAHRGILYVDEVNLLHDHLVDLLLDAAAMGASYVEREGVSVRHAARFLLVGTMNPEEGELRPQLLDRFGLTVEVAASREPDQRVEVVRRRLAHDDDPEAFAARWADEEAAVRARIAAARELLPSVRLGDAALRQIAATCAAFEVDGMRADIVMARTATALAAWAGRTDVLAEDVRQAALLALPHRRRRNPFDAPGLDEDKLDETLEEFGGSDDEDPGPQGPEGGPDGGPEDGGPDGGPDGGGGLPPQSGDGAGAGGGGGDATVPPQGDGAAPRPAGPGAGEQSPVRAAEPFRTKTLSVPGIGEGAAGRRSRARTEHGRTTGARRPRGALTKLHLAATVHAAAPHQRVRGRSGPGLVVRRDDLRQAVREGREGNLVLFVVDASGSMAARRRMGAVKGAVLSLLLDAYQRRDKVGLVTFRGSGADVALPPTSSVDAAAVRLESLPTGGRTPLAAGLLRAHDVLRVERLRDPARRALVVVVTDGRATGGPEPVATAGRAARLFAAEGVASVVVDCESGPVRLGLAGELAAQLGGTAVTLDELRADSIAGLVKNVQGTSRRAA from the coding sequence GTGAGTACTCCTTTCCCGTTCACGGCCGTCGTCGGCCAGGACGACCTGCGGCTCGCGCTGCTGCTGAACGCCGTGTCGCCGGCGGTGGGCGGTGTGCTGGTGCGCGGCGAGAAGGGCACCGCCAAGTCGACGGCCGTACGGGCGCTGTCGGCGCTCATGCCGGCGCTGGACGCGGTGACCGGCTGCCGGTTCTCCTGCGACCCGGCATCGCCCGACCCGGCCTGCCCGGACGGACCGCACGAGCCGGGGGCGTCCGAGACGCGGCCGGCGCGGATGGTGGAGCTGCCGGTCGGCGCCTCCGAGGACCGGCTGGTGGGCGCGCTGGACATCGAACGGGCGCTGGCGGAGGGCGTGAAGGCCTTCGAGCCGGGGCTCCTCGCCGACGCGCACCGGGGCATCCTCTACGTCGACGAGGTCAATCTCCTCCACGACCACCTGGTCGACCTGCTGCTGGACGCGGCCGCGATGGGCGCCTCGTACGTCGAGCGCGAGGGGGTCTCCGTACGGCACGCGGCCCGGTTCCTGCTCGTCGGCACCATGAACCCCGAGGAGGGCGAGCTGCGGCCGCAGTTGCTCGACCGGTTCGGGCTGACGGTGGAGGTGGCCGCCTCGCGCGAGCCCGACCAGCGGGTGGAGGTGGTGCGGCGGCGCCTCGCGCACGACGACGACCCCGAGGCGTTCGCCGCGCGCTGGGCGGACGAGGAGGCCGCCGTCCGCGCCCGGATCGCAGCCGCGCGGGAGCTGCTGCCGTCGGTGCGGCTGGGCGACGCGGCGCTGCGGCAGATCGCGGCGACCTGCGCCGCGTTCGAGGTGGACGGCATGCGGGCCGACATCGTCATGGCGCGCACGGCCACCGCGCTGGCCGCCTGGGCCGGACGGACCGACGTGCTCGCGGAGGACGTACGGCAGGCCGCGCTCCTCGCGCTGCCGCACCGCAGGCGGCGCAACCCCTTCGACGCGCCCGGACTCGACGAGGACAAACTCGACGAGACGCTGGAGGAGTTCGGCGGCTCGGACGACGAGGACCCCGGCCCGCAGGGCCCCGAGGGCGGTCCCGACGGCGGTCCCGAGGACGGTGGTCCCGACGGCGGTCCCGACGGTGGGGGCGGCCTGCCGCCGCAGTCCGGGGACGGGGCCGGGGCCGGTGGCGGTGGCGGTGACGCCACCGTGCCGCCGCAGGGCGACGGCGCCGCGCCCCGGCCGGCCGGCCCGGGGGCCGGGGAGCAGTCCCCCGTGCGGGCCGCCGAGCCGTTCCGCACGAAGACGCTGAGCGTGCCCGGCATCGGCGAGGGCGCCGCCGGACGGCGCTCGCGGGCGCGCACCGAGCACGGCAGGACCACGGGCGCGCGGCGCCCCCGGGGCGCCCTGACCAAGCTGCACCTGGCGGCGACCGTGCACGCGGCCGCCCCGCACCAGCGGGTGCGGGGACGGTCCGGGCCGGGGCTGGTGGTGCGGCGCGACGATCTGCGGCAGGCGGTCCGGGAGGGGCGCGAGGGAAACCTCGTGCTGTTCGTCGTGGACGCCTCGGGGTCGATGGCGGCCCGCCGGCGGATGGGCGCGGTGAAGGGCGCGGTGCTGTCGCTGCTGCTCGACGCGTACCAGCGGCGGGACAAGGTCGGGCTCGTCACGTTCCGCGGCTCGGGCGCGGACGTCGCGCTGCCGCCCACCTCGTCGGTGGACGCCGCCGCCGTACGCCTGGAGTCGCTGCCCACCGGGGGCCGCACGCCGCTGGCCGCCGGGCTGCTGCGGGCGCACGACGTGCTGCGCGTGGAGCGGCTGCGGGATCCGGCGCGGCGGGCCCTGGTCGTCGTGGTGACGGACGGACGCGCCACCGGGGGCCCCGAGCCGGTCGCGACGGCCGGCCGGGCCGCCCGGCTGTTCGCCGCCGAGGGCGTCGCGAGCGTGGTCGTCGACTGCGAGTCCGGGCCGGTACGGCTCGGACTCGCCGGGGAGCTGGCCGCACAGCTGGGGGGTACCGCCGTCACGCTGGACGAGCTGCGGGCGGACTCCATCGCGGGACTGGTGAAGAACGTGCAGGGGACTTCGAGGAGGGCCGCTTAA